From a region of the Lusitaniella coriacea LEGE 07157 genome:
- a CDS encoding glycoside hydrolase family 10 protein: MKIVETTATLTADGTFTAKVADLAPGTYRVTLHIEEPPISTTPPKFSDTESHWAKPFIEALAAQGIISGFPDGTFKPNQTVNRAQFAAILTSAFKLADKRQPIQFTDIADNYWAAPAIKKAYATGFISGYPNQQFRPLAGITKAHALIALVNGLELQLPDVSQIDLSQLYQDWASIPTYARGQTAIASGKGMVVNYPNLKQLEPNRSATRAEIAALIYQALVQAGRAAKIASPYIVPPPVIATVTVAHQREFRGVWTTTLWNVDWPSKSGLTTQQAQQELLQIIDRVKSLNLNAFFLQIRPEGDAFYASQLEPWSHWLTGTQGKAPDPLWDPLQFAINECHKRNIEFHAWLNPYRAKTNSHSAPNASSHFMVEHPEAVYKYGTEHWMDPGSKLAQDNTYNVILDIVRRYDLDGIHIDDYFYPYPVQNETFPDSATYQAYKDNGGSLGLEDWRRENVNQIIQRLQQGIHSLKPHVKFGIAPFGIYRPGEPPGIVGLDQYGVLFADPKKWLAEGWLDYIAPQLYWRIDQTQQSYPVLLKWWTDNNPKNIQMYIGNNLQKLGESSWTLEEFEKQVKLTRESKDKLALGNIFYNMQVFKNDRAGVNTFFQQNIYPQPALVPVISSLTATPPALPTGLKVSNRTLSWNAPSNSNLRAWTLYRQESTGWKLAQILPTTTTQTSVQPGTYALCAVNRIARESEGVTIVVS, from the coding sequence ATGAAAATTGTTGAAACCACTGCAACCCTTACCGCAGACGGCACGTTCACCGCTAAAGTTGCCGATCTCGCACCGGGAACCTATCGCGTCACGCTTCATATTGAAGAACCCCCCATTTCCACCACTCCCCCTAAATTTTCCGATACTGAAAGTCATTGGGCAAAACCCTTTATTGAAGCCTTAGCCGCCCAAGGAATTATTAGCGGTTTTCCCGACGGAACCTTCAAACCCAACCAAACTGTCAATCGGGCGCAATTCGCCGCCATTTTAACCAGCGCCTTCAAACTTGCTGACAAGCGCCAACCCATCCAATTTACTGACATTGCCGATAATTATTGGGCAGCCCCAGCCATAAAAAAAGCTTACGCCACAGGCTTTATCTCCGGCTATCCCAACCAGCAATTTCGCCCCCTCGCCGGGATTACCAAAGCTCATGCCTTAATTGCCCTCGTCAACGGCTTAGAACTCCAACTCCCCGATGTCAGTCAGATTGATTTATCGCAGCTATATCAGGACTGGGCAAGCATTCCCACCTATGCTAGAGGACAAACCGCGATCGCGTCCGGAAAAGGCATGGTCGTCAACTACCCCAATTTAAAACAACTCGAACCCAATCGTTCCGCCACCCGCGCCGAAATCGCCGCCCTCATCTATCAAGCCCTCGTCCAAGCCGGACGCGCCGCCAAAATTGCTTCCCCTTACATCGTTCCGCCTCCCGTTATCGCCACCGTCACAGTCGCGCACCAACGGGAATTTCGCGGCGTTTGGACGACCACCCTCTGGAACGTTGATTGGCCCTCCAAATCCGGACTCACCACGCAACAGGCACAACAAGAACTCCTCCAAATCATCGATCGCGTCAAAAGCCTCAATCTCAACGCCTTCTTCCTGCAAATCCGACCCGAAGGCGATGCTTTCTACGCCTCGCAACTCGAACCCTGGAGTCACTGGCTCACCGGAACCCAAGGCAAAGCCCCAGATCCCCTCTGGGATCCCCTTCAATTCGCCATTAATGAATGCCACAAACGCAACATCGAATTCCACGCTTGGTTAAACCCCTACCGCGCAAAAACCAACTCCCACAGCGCCCCCAACGCCTCCAGCCACTTCATGGTTGAGCATCCCGAAGCCGTCTATAAATACGGCACCGAACATTGGATGGATCCCGGCAGCAAACTCGCCCAGGATAATACCTATAACGTTATTTTGGACATCGTGCGCCGCTACGACCTCGATGGCATTCACATCGACGACTACTTTTATCCCTATCCCGTTCAAAACGAAACCTTCCCCGACAGCGCAACCTACCAAGCCTACAAAGACAACGGAGGGAGTCTTGGTTTAGAAGATTGGCGTAGAGAGAACGTCAATCAAATTATCCAGCGTCTCCAGCAAGGCATTCATTCCCTCAAACCCCACGTCAAGTTCGGTATCGCCCCCTTCGGCATTTATCGTCCGGGGGAACCGCCTGGAATCGTCGGTTTGGATCAATACGGCGTACTCTTCGCCGATCCCAAAAAGTGGCTCGCTGAAGGATGGTTAGATTATATTGCCCCCCAGCTTTACTGGCGCATCGATCAAACCCAGCAAAGCTACCCCGTCCTTTTGAAATGGTGGACGGACAACAATCCTAAAAACATCCAGATGTATATCGGCAACAACCTGCAAAAATTGGGCGAATCCTCCTGGACGTTGGAAGAGTTTGAGAAACAGGTAAAACTCACCCGCGAGTCAAAAGATAAATTGGCATTGGGCAATATTTTTTACAATATGCAGGTCTTTAAAAACGATCGCGCGGGCGTAAATACTTTCTTTCAACAGAACATTTATCCTCAACCCGCACTCGTTCCCGTCATCTCTTCCTTAACTGCCACACCCCCCGCTTTACCGACTGGTTTAAAAGTCAGCAATAGAACTTTGAGTTGGAATGCCCCATCTAATTCCAATCTTCGCGCTTGGACGCTCTATCGACAAGAATCCACGGGGTGGAAACTCGCCCAAATTCTCCCCACAACCACCACCCAAACCAGCGTACAACCGGGAACCTATGCCTTGTGTGCCGTCAATCGCATTGCGCGGGAAAGTGAAGGTGTAACGATTGTAGTGAGTTGA
- the ggt gene encoding gamma-glutamyltransferase, whose amino-acid sequence MLFKSNSSQIKYKRIILFLVAVLFVILTNPVWGQHQPLYESEDRFHPVIAQNGMVATQEALATQAGLAVLEEGGNAIDAAVTIGFTLAVTLPRAGNLGGGGFMLVHHADSKETVAIDYREKAPKGATRTMFLDENGELDSEKSRFSHLSVGVPGTVAGLTLALEKYGTISLERALQPAINFAKNGFVVSRDFYDSLGFALPRMSNSTASMEIFFKSGEEPYNAGDLFVQKDLAETLELIAREGIQAFYRGKIADAIVADMEANGGLITKEDLADYQPVIRQPVRGTYGDYEIYSMPPPSSGGIHLIQMLNILEPFELKKFGHNTAQTIHLMAETMKLAYADRSKYLGDPDFVPVPIAGLISKDYAEELRDRVNLEQATPSSTILPGEPNHFSESNETTHYSIIDRYGNAVSNTYTLNFSYGTGITVPGTGILLNNEMDDFSAKPGVPNAYGLIGGEFNAIEPEKRMLSSMTPTIIMKNNRPFLVTGSPGGSRIITTVLQLVLNVLEHDLNLAEATNAVRVHHQWIPDRLNVEKGLNHDTIQLLKEKGHNVQISDVMGSTQSVMKKDRWFYGASDPRRVGALTLGY is encoded by the coding sequence GTGCTGTTCAAATCAAACTCGTCTCAAATCAAATATAAAAGAATTATTCTCTTTCTCGTTGCGGTTCTTTTTGTTATCCTGACAAATCCCGTTTGGGGGCAACACCAACCTCTTTACGAATCTGAAGACAGATTTCACCCGGTTATTGCCCAAAATGGCATGGTTGCAACCCAAGAAGCATTAGCCACACAAGCGGGTTTAGCGGTTCTAGAAGAGGGTGGAAATGCAATTGATGCTGCCGTTACCATTGGCTTCACTCTTGCTGTTACATTGCCGCGTGCGGGGAATTTAGGGGGTGGGGGTTTTATGCTCGTCCACCACGCAGATAGCAAGGAAACCGTTGCGATTGATTATCGAGAAAAAGCCCCCAAAGGGGCAACCCGAACCATGTTTCTCGATGAGAATGGGGAATTGGACTCTGAGAAATCGCGATTTAGTCACTTATCGGTTGGCGTTCCCGGAACTGTTGCGGGTTTGACTTTAGCATTGGAAAAGTATGGCACGATTTCTCTTGAGAGAGCGTTACAGCCTGCCATAAACTTCGCAAAAAATGGCTTTGTGGTGAGTCGCGATTTCTACGATTCTTTGGGCTTTGCTTTACCTCGCATGAGCAATTCAACTGCCAGTATGGAAATTTTCTTTAAATCGGGAGAAGAGCCGTACAATGCTGGCGATTTATTCGTACAAAAAGATTTAGCAGAAACATTAGAATTAATTGCTCGCGAAGGAATTCAAGCATTTTATCGCGGCAAAATTGCCGATGCGATTGTTGCGGATATGGAAGCGAATGGTGGGTTAATAACAAAGGAAGATTTGGCAGATTATCAACCTGTCATTCGGCAACCCGTGCGCGGAACTTATGGCGATTATGAGATATATTCGATGCCGCCACCGAGTTCGGGTGGCATTCATTTGATTCAAATGTTGAATATTTTAGAACCTTTTGAACTCAAGAAATTCGGACATAATACCGCGCAAACAATTCATTTGATGGCGGAGACAATGAAGTTAGCCTATGCGGATCGATCGAAGTATTTGGGAGATCCCGATTTTGTTCCGGTTCCCATTGCAGGGTTGATTTCTAAGGACTATGCGGAGGAGTTACGCGATCGCGTAAATTTAGAACAAGCAACGCCAAGTTCAACAATTCTGCCAGGAGAACCCAATCATTTTTCAGAAAGCAACGAAACAACCCATTACTCAATAATCGATCGCTATGGCAATGCTGTCTCTAACACTTATACATTGAATTTTAGCTATGGTACCGGAATCACCGTTCCGGGAACGGGAATTCTTTTAAACAATGAAATGGACGACTTTTCTGCCAAGCCAGGAGTTCCTAATGCCTACGGATTAATTGGTGGAGAGTTCAACGCGATTGAGCCAGAAAAAAGAATGCTCAGTTCGATGACTCCAACCATTATCATGAAAAATAATCGACCCTTTCTCGTTACGGGAAGTCCTGGGGGAAGTCGAATCATCACGACAGTTTTACAACTTGTTTTAAACGTTCTCGAACACGATCTCAATCTTGCAGAAGCGACAAACGCCGTGCGAGTTCATCATCAATGGATACCCGACAGGCTAAATGTCGAAAAGGGTTTAAATCACGATACCATTCAATTATTAAAAGAAAAGGGACACAACGTACAAATTAGCGATGTAATGGGTAGTACGCAAAGTGTCATGAAAAAAGATCGATGGTTTTACGGAGCATCCGATCCCCGTAGAGTGGGTGCTTTGACATTAGGCTATTGA